In one Brienomyrus brachyistius isolate T26 chromosome 12, BBRACH_0.4, whole genome shotgun sequence genomic region, the following are encoded:
- the LOC125704589 gene encoding E3 ubiquitin-protein ligase TRIM39-like isoform X4, with translation MDGRYTNIEMNFANDHLQKCSMSCEQKTEYSHVGELCTQPGFEPQSTSGRESLYRRTMVVFISLWIITLIILGAVLSVSFLPGSGLQNEMTDLQRMTSSSILEIQARLEDKNKQLETKNRENSNLIQEKSGLQNQLKELQMRTSNNISGLQVQLEDKNKQLETKNRENSNLIQERSGLQIQLKEIQMKTSSNISGLQVQLEDKNKQLETKNRENSNLIQEKSGLQNQLKELQMRTSNNISGLQVQLEDKNKQLETKNRENSNLIQERSGLQIQLKEIQMKTLSNISGLQVQLEDKNKQLEIKNRVISKLILQKFDLQNEVRELQTIAEDGFAKWTNKQGIVRQEVWKWIRKAAANVILDPRTAHRNLTVSEDGKQVTFSGGLLPDSPLRFSNWYGIQGKESFSSGRHYYEVQVGTRGCFSVGFVKESVEKMKYTVTSESGFLMFILEKNVYKVSTTPPTSLSLNEPPNNVGVYVDYDKGQVSFYNVGTRSHIYSFTGYNFSEKLYPAVNSCNSMTSGPLIISPVSHTA, from the exons ATGGATGGCCGGTATACGAACATCGAGATGAATTTCGCAAATGATCATTTGCAAAAGTGCAGCATGTCGTGTGAACAAAAAACAGAATACAGTCATGTTGGAGAATTGTGTACCCAGCCAGGCTTTG AGCCACAAAGCACTTCTGGGAGAGAGTCTCTGTACAGAAGGACAATGGTGGTGTTCATCTCTCTGTGGATCATCACACTGATCATTCTTGGTGCTGTACTCAGTGTCTCAT TTCTACCAGGATCTGGCCTGCAGAATGAGATGACAGACTTacaaaggatgacatcaagcagTATCTTGG AAATACAAGCACGCTTGGAAGACAAGAACAAGCAGCTGGAGACTAAGAATAGAGAAAACTCAAATCTGA TCCAAGAGAAATCTGGCCTGCAGAATCAGCTGAAGGAGCTACAAATGAGGACCTCAAACAATATCTCTG GACTGCAGGTACAACTGGAAGACAAGAACAAGCAGCTGGAGACTAAGAACAGAGAAAACTCAAATCTGA TCCAAGAAAGATCTGGCCTGCAGATTCAGCTGAAGGAGATACAAATGAAGACCTCGAGCAATATCTCTG GACTGCAGGTACAACTGGAAGACAAGAACAAGCAGCTGGAGACTAAGAACAGAGAAAACTCAAATCTGA TCCAAGAGAAATCTGGCCTGCAGAATCAGCTGAAGGAGCTACAAATGAGGACCTCAAACAATATCTCTG GACTGCAGGTACAACTGGAAGACAAGAACAAGCAGCTGGAGACTAAGAACAGAGAAAACTCAAATCTGA TCCAAGAAAGATCTGGCCTGCAGATTCAGCTGAAGGAGATACAAATGAAGACCTTGAGCAATATCTCTG GACTGCAGGTACAACTGGAAGACAAGAACAAGCAGCTGGAGATTAAGAACAGAGTAATCTCAAAACTGA TCCTACAGAAGTTTGACTTGCAGAATGAGGTTCGGGAGCTACAGACCATTG CTGAAGATGGATTTGCCAAATGGACAA ATAAACAAGGAATTGTCCGACAAGAAGTGTGGAAGTGGATCCGTAAAGCAGCAG CTAATGTCATTCTGGACCCCAGAACAGCACATCGTAATCTTACTGTTTCTGAGGACGGCAAACAAGTGACATTCAGTGGTGGCCTCCTACCTGACAGCCCATTGAGGTTCAGTAATTGGTACGGGATCCAGGGAAAAGAGAGTTTCTCTTCAGGGAGACATTACTATGAGGTTCAGGTTGGGACAAGGGGATGCTTTTCAGTTGGATTTGTGAAAGAGTCTGTTGAAAAGATGAAGTATACTGTAACTTCAGAGAGTGGCTTCCTGATGTTCATACTCGAGAAGAATGTGTACAAAGTTTCAacaaccccccccacctccctctctCTGAACGAGCCCCCTAACAATGTGGGGGTGTATGTGGACTATGACAAGGGGCAGGTTTCCTTTTACAATGTGGGCACCAGGTCCCATATCTACTCTTTTACTGGTTACAACTTCAGTGAGAAACTCTATCCAGCTGTTAACTCCTGTAACAGTATGACATCAGGTCCCCTGATCATTTctcctgtcagtcacacagcctGA
- the LOC125704589 gene encoding E3 ubiquitin-protein ligase TRIM39-like isoform X10, which translates to MDGRYTNIEMNFANDHLQKCSMSCEQKTEYSHVGELCTQPGFEPQSTSGRESLYRRTMVVFISLWIITLIILGAVLSVSFLPGSGLQNEMTDLQRMTSSSILEIQARLEDKNKQLETKNRENSNLIQEKSGLQNQLKELQMRTSNNISGLQVQLEDKNKQLETKNRENSNLIQEKSGLQNQLKELQMRTSNNISGLQVQLEDKNKQLETKNRENSNLIQEKSGLQNQLKELQMRTSNNISGLQVQLEDKNKQLEIKNRVISKLILQKFDLQNEVRELQTIAEDGFAKWTNKQGIVRQEVWKWIRKAAANVILDPRTAHRNLTVSEDGKQVTFSGGLLPDSPLRFSNWYGIQGKESFSSGRHYYEVQVGTRGCFSVGFVKESVEKMKYTVTSESGFLMFILEKNVYKVSTTPPTSLSLNEPPNNVGVYVDYDKGQVSFYNVGTRSHIYSFTGYNFSEKLYPAVNSCNSMTSGPLIISPVSHTA; encoded by the exons ATGGATGGCCGGTATACGAACATCGAGATGAATTTCGCAAATGATCATTTGCAAAAGTGCAGCATGTCGTGTGAACAAAAAACAGAATACAGTCATGTTGGAGAATTGTGTACCCAGCCAGGCTTTG AGCCACAAAGCACTTCTGGGAGAGAGTCTCTGTACAGAAGGACAATGGTGGTGTTCATCTCTCTGTGGATCATCACACTGATCATTCTTGGTGCTGTACTCAGTGTCTCAT TTCTACCAGGATCTGGCCTGCAGAATGAGATGACAGACTTacaaaggatgacatcaagcagTATCTTGG AAATACAAGCACGCTTGGAAGACAAGAACAAGCAGCTGGAGACTAAGAATAGAGAAAACTCAAATCTGA TCCAAGAGAAATCTGGCCTGCAGAATCAGCTGAAGGAGCTACAAATGAGGACCTCAAACAATATCTCTG GACTGCAGGTACAACTGGAAGACAAGAACAAGCAGCTGGAGACTAAGAACAGAGAAAACTCAAATCTGA TCCAAGAGAAATCTGGCCTGCAGAATCAGCTGAAGGAGCTACAAATGAGGACCTCAAACAATATCTCTG GACTGCAGGTACAACTGGAAGACAAGAACAAGCAGCTGGAGACTAAGAACAGAGAAAACTCAAATCTGA TCCAAGAGAAATCTGGCCTGCAGAATCAGCTGAAGGAGCTACAAATGAGGACCTCAAACAATATCTCTG GACTGCAGGTACAACTGGAAGACAAGAACAAGCAGCTGGAGATTAAGAACAGAGTAATCTCAAAACTGA TCCTACAGAAGTTTGACTTGCAGAATGAGGTTCGGGAGCTACAGACCATTG CTGAAGATGGATTTGCCAAATGGACAA ATAAACAAGGAATTGTCCGACAAGAAGTGTGGAAGTGGATCCGTAAAGCAGCAG CTAATGTCATTCTGGACCCCAGAACAGCACATCGTAATCTTACTGTTTCTGAGGACGGCAAACAAGTGACATTCAGTGGTGGCCTCCTACCTGACAGCCCATTGAGGTTCAGTAATTGGTACGGGATCCAGGGAAAAGAGAGTTTCTCTTCAGGGAGACATTACTATGAGGTTCAGGTTGGGACAAGGGGATGCTTTTCAGTTGGATTTGTGAAAGAGTCTGTTGAAAAGATGAAGTATACTGTAACTTCAGAGAGTGGCTTCCTGATGTTCATACTCGAGAAGAATGTGTACAAAGTTTCAacaaccccccccacctccctctctCTGAACGAGCCCCCTAACAATGTGGGGGTGTATGTGGACTATGACAAGGGGCAGGTTTCCTTTTACAATGTGGGCACCAGGTCCCATATCTACTCTTTTACTGGTTACAACTTCAGTGAGAAACTCTATCCAGCTGTTAACTCCTGTAACAGTATGACATCAGGTCCCCTGATCATTTctcctgtcagtcacacagcctGA
- the LOC125704589 gene encoding E3 ubiquitin-protein ligase TRIM39-like isoform X3 — protein MDGRYTNIEMNFANDHLQKCSMSCEQKTEYSHVGELCTQPGFEPQSTSGRESLYRRTMVVFISLWIITLIILGAVLSVSFLPGSGLQNEMTDLQRMTSSSILEIQARLEDKNKQLETKNRENSNLIQEKSGLQNQLKELQMRTSNNISGLQVQLEDKNKQLETKNRENSNLIQERSGLQIQLKEIQMKTSSNISGLQVQLEDKNKQLETKNRENSNLIQEKSGLQNQLKELQMRTSNNISGLQVQLEDKNKQLETKNRENSNLIQEKSGLQNQLKELQMRTSNNISGLQVQLEDKNKQLEIKNRVISKLILQKFDLQNEVRELQTIAEDGFAKWTNKQGIVRQEVWKWIRKAAANVILDPRTAHRNLTVSEDGKQVTFSGGLLPDSPLRFSNWYGIQGKESFSSGRHYYEVQVGTRGCFSVGFVKESVEKMKYTVTSESGFLMFILEKNVYKVSTTPPTSLSLNEPPNNVGVYVDYDKGQVSFYNVGTRSHIYSFTGYNFSEKLYPAVNSCNSMTSGPLIISPVSHTA, from the exons ATGGATGGCCGGTATACGAACATCGAGATGAATTTCGCAAATGATCATTTGCAAAAGTGCAGCATGTCGTGTGAACAAAAAACAGAATACAGTCATGTTGGAGAATTGTGTACCCAGCCAGGCTTTG AGCCACAAAGCACTTCTGGGAGAGAGTCTCTGTACAGAAGGACAATGGTGGTGTTCATCTCTCTGTGGATCATCACACTGATCATTCTTGGTGCTGTACTCAGTGTCTCAT TTCTACCAGGATCTGGCCTGCAGAATGAGATGACAGACTTacaaaggatgacatcaagcagTATCTTGG AAATACAAGCACGCTTGGAAGACAAGAACAAGCAGCTGGAGACTAAGAATAGAGAAAACTCAAATCTGA TCCAAGAGAAATCTGGCCTGCAGAATCAGCTGAAGGAGCTACAAATGAGGACCTCAAACAATATCTCTG GACTGCAGGTACAACTGGAAGACAAGAACAAGCAGCTGGAGACTAAGAACAGAGAAAACTCAAATCTGA TCCAAGAAAGATCTGGCCTGCAGATTCAGCTGAAGGAGATACAAATGAAGACCTCGAGCAATATCTCTG GACTGCAGGTACAACTGGAAGACAAGAACAAGCAGCTGGAGACTAAGAACAGAGAAAACTCAAATCTGA TCCAAGAGAAATCTGGCCTGCAGAATCAGCTGAAGGAGCTACAAATGAGGACCTCAAACAATATCTCTG GACTGCAGGTACAACTGGAAGACAAGAACAAGCAGCTGGAGACTAAGAACAGAGAAAACTCAAATCTGA TCCAAGAGAAATCTGGCCTGCAGAATCAGCTGAAGGAGCTACAAATGAGGACCTCAAACAATATCTCTG GACTGCAGGTACAACTGGAAGACAAGAACAAGCAGCTGGAGATTAAGAACAGAGTAATCTCAAAACTGA TCCTACAGAAGTTTGACTTGCAGAATGAGGTTCGGGAGCTACAGACCATTG CTGAAGATGGATTTGCCAAATGGACAA ATAAACAAGGAATTGTCCGACAAGAAGTGTGGAAGTGGATCCGTAAAGCAGCAG CTAATGTCATTCTGGACCCCAGAACAGCACATCGTAATCTTACTGTTTCTGAGGACGGCAAACAAGTGACATTCAGTGGTGGCCTCCTACCTGACAGCCCATTGAGGTTCAGTAATTGGTACGGGATCCAGGGAAAAGAGAGTTTCTCTTCAGGGAGACATTACTATGAGGTTCAGGTTGGGACAAGGGGATGCTTTTCAGTTGGATTTGTGAAAGAGTCTGTTGAAAAGATGAAGTATACTGTAACTTCAGAGAGTGGCTTCCTGATGTTCATACTCGAGAAGAATGTGTACAAAGTTTCAacaaccccccccacctccctctctCTGAACGAGCCCCCTAACAATGTGGGGGTGTATGTGGACTATGACAAGGGGCAGGTTTCCTTTTACAATGTGGGCACCAGGTCCCATATCTACTCTTTTACTGGTTACAACTTCAGTGAGAAACTCTATCCAGCTGTTAACTCCTGTAACAGTATGACATCAGGTCCCCTGATCATTTctcctgtcagtcacacagcctGA
- the LOC125704589 gene encoding E3 ubiquitin-protein ligase TRIM39-like isoform X1, whose amino-acid sequence MDGRYTNIEMNFANDHLQKCSMSCEQKTEYSHVGELCTQPGFEPQSTSGRESLYRRTMVVFISLWIITLIILGAVLSVSFLPGSGLQNEMTDLQRMTSSSILEIQARLEDKNKQLETKNRENSNLIQEKSGLQNQLKELQMRTSNNISGLQVQLEDKNKQLETKNRENSNLIQERSGLQIQLKEIQMKTSSNISGLQVQLEDKNKQLETKNRENSNLIQEKSGLQNQLKELQMRTSNNISGLQVQLEDKNKQLETKNRENSNLIQERSGLQIQLKEIQMKTLSNISGLQVQLEDKNKQLETKNRENSNLIQEKSGLQNQLKELQMRTSNNISGLQVQLEDKNKQLEIKNRVISKLILQKFDLQNEVRELQTIAEDGFAKWTNKQGIVRQEVWKWIRKAAANVILDPRTAHRNLTVSEDGKQVTFSGGLLPDSPLRFSNWYGIQGKESFSSGRHYYEVQVGTRGCFSVGFVKESVEKMKYTVTSESGFLMFILEKNVYKVSTTPPTSLSLNEPPNNVGVYVDYDKGQVSFYNVGTRSHIYSFTGYNFSEKLYPAVNSCNSMTSGPLIISPVSHTA is encoded by the exons ATGGATGGCCGGTATACGAACATCGAGATGAATTTCGCAAATGATCATTTGCAAAAGTGCAGCATGTCGTGTGAACAAAAAACAGAATACAGTCATGTTGGAGAATTGTGTACCCAGCCAGGCTTTG AGCCACAAAGCACTTCTGGGAGAGAGTCTCTGTACAGAAGGACAATGGTGGTGTTCATCTCTCTGTGGATCATCACACTGATCATTCTTGGTGCTGTACTCAGTGTCTCAT TTCTACCAGGATCTGGCCTGCAGAATGAGATGACAGACTTacaaaggatgacatcaagcagTATCTTGG AAATACAAGCACGCTTGGAAGACAAGAACAAGCAGCTGGAGACTAAGAATAGAGAAAACTCAAATCTGA TCCAAGAGAAATCTGGCCTGCAGAATCAGCTGAAGGAGCTACAAATGAGGACCTCAAACAATATCTCTG GACTGCAGGTACAACTGGAAGACAAGAACAAGCAGCTGGAGACTAAGAACAGAGAAAACTCAAATCTGA TCCAAGAAAGATCTGGCCTGCAGATTCAGCTGAAGGAGATACAAATGAAGACCTCGAGCAATATCTCTG GACTGCAGGTACAACTGGAAGACAAGAACAAGCAGCTGGAGACTAAGAACAGAGAAAACTCAAATCTGA TCCAAGAGAAATCTGGCCTGCAGAATCAGCTGAAGGAGCTACAAATGAGGACCTCAAACAATATCTCTG GACTGCAGGTACAACTGGAAGACAAGAACAAGCAGCTGGAGACTAAGAACAGAGAAAACTCAAATCTGA TCCAAGAAAGATCTGGCCTGCAGATTCAGCTGAAGGAGATACAAATGAAGACCTTGAGCAATATCTCTG GACTGCAGGTACAACTGGAAGACAAGAACAAGCAGCTGGAGACTAAGAACAGAGAAAACTCAAATCTGA TCCAAGAGAAATCTGGCCTGCAGAATCAGCTGAAGGAGCTACAAATGAGGACCTCAAACAATATCTCTG GACTGCAGGTACAACTGGAAGACAAGAACAAGCAGCTGGAGATTAAGAACAGAGTAATCTCAAAACTGA TCCTACAGAAGTTTGACTTGCAGAATGAGGTTCGGGAGCTACAGACCATTG CTGAAGATGGATTTGCCAAATGGACAA ATAAACAAGGAATTGTCCGACAAGAAGTGTGGAAGTGGATCCGTAAAGCAGCAG CTAATGTCATTCTGGACCCCAGAACAGCACATCGTAATCTTACTGTTTCTGAGGACGGCAAACAAGTGACATTCAGTGGTGGCCTCCTACCTGACAGCCCATTGAGGTTCAGTAATTGGTACGGGATCCAGGGAAAAGAGAGTTTCTCTTCAGGGAGACATTACTATGAGGTTCAGGTTGGGACAAGGGGATGCTTTTCAGTTGGATTTGTGAAAGAGTCTGTTGAAAAGATGAAGTATACTGTAACTTCAGAGAGTGGCTTCCTGATGTTCATACTCGAGAAGAATGTGTACAAAGTTTCAacaaccccccccacctccctctctCTGAACGAGCCCCCTAACAATGTGGGGGTGTATGTGGACTATGACAAGGGGCAGGTTTCCTTTTACAATGTGGGCACCAGGTCCCATATCTACTCTTTTACTGGTTACAACTTCAGTGAGAAACTCTATCCAGCTGTTAACTCCTGTAACAGTATGACATCAGGTCCCCTGATCATTTctcctgtcagtcacacagcctGA